One genomic window of Paenibacillus xylanilyticus includes the following:
- a CDS encoding NAD(P)/FAD-dependent oxidoreductase produces the protein MDQQLELYDVTIIGGGPAGMYSAFYSGMRDMKTKLIEARDRLGGRMLFYPEKMIWDVGGVTPILCANLIKQLEEQARTFEPTIVFEQQIEGFERQPDGTIILTAATGEKHWTRTVIMAIGYGIYKMAKLELEGADRYEVTNLHYTVQELEPFRGKRVLISGGGDSAVDWANELEALAEQVTVVHRRDHFGGLERNVIRMRESSVDVRTPYAVNTLHSASGEVIEQVTISHVETGQSELLEVDAIIVNHGMKSDFGPIRDWGLDLGEWHITTTEKLQTNIPGVFAAGDFVDYGSKLYLIAGTFTDAALAVNSAKLYMDPEAEKVAYVSSHNSRFKEKNKALGVVEE, from the coding sequence ATGGATCAGCAGTTGGAACTATATGATGTAACCATTATCGGCGGAGGTCCCGCCGGGATGTACTCTGCCTTTTATAGCGGTATGCGTGATATGAAAACGAAATTGATTGAAGCACGGGACAGACTCGGTGGACGCATGCTCTTTTATCCGGAGAAGATGATCTGGGACGTGGGTGGTGTAACACCGATTTTATGCGCTAATCTGATTAAGCAGTTGGAAGAACAGGCGAGAACGTTTGAACCTACGATTGTGTTTGAACAGCAAATTGAAGGGTTTGAACGTCAGCCGGACGGTACGATTATTCTGACGGCTGCTACTGGTGAGAAGCACTGGACTCGCACCGTCATTATGGCAATCGGTTATGGAATATACAAAATGGCGAAGCTGGAACTTGAGGGAGCTGACCGTTACGAGGTAACGAATCTGCACTACACAGTGCAGGAGTTGGAACCTTTCCGTGGCAAACGTGTGCTTATCTCTGGGGGAGGCGATTCTGCAGTCGACTGGGCCAATGAGCTTGAAGCTCTGGCAGAACAAGTCACGGTTGTACATCGACGCGATCACTTCGGCGGACTGGAGCGAAATGTCATTCGTATGAGAGAATCCTCGGTGGATGTTCGTACACCCTATGCAGTGAATACGCTGCACAGTGCTAGTGGCGAAGTCATTGAACAAGTGACGATATCCCACGTGGAAACAGGTCAAAGTGAACTGCTGGAAGTCGATGCAATTATCGTTAATCACGGCATGAAGAGTGACTTTGGCCCCATTCGGGACTGGGGATTGGATCTTGGAGAGTGGCACATAACCACAACAGAGAAGCTTCAAACCAATATTCCGGGTGTATTCGCTGCAGGTGACTTTGTGGATTATGGCAGCAAGCTATATCTTATTGCAGGAACTTTCACGGATGCTGCCCTGGCGGTCAACAGTGCCAAACTATACATGGATCCTGAGGCAGAAAAAGTAGCCTATGTATCTTCTCATAACAGCCGATTCAAAGAGAAAAACAAAGCTCTCGGTGTAGTAGAGGAATAA
- a CDS encoding thiamine pyrophosphate-dependent dehydrogenase E1 component subunit alpha has translation MSSQGTADAVHRHEQLGLSDGEVLDMYKYMLLARKFDERCLLLQRAGKINFHVSGVGQEAAQVGAAFGLDRDHDYYLPYYRDYGFVLAVGMTPRELMLSAFAKAEDPNSGGRQMPGHFGHKKLRIVTGSSPVTTQVPHAVGFALAAKMQKKEFVSFVTFGEGSSNQGDFHEGANFAGVHKLPVIIMCENNQYAISVPVHKQLSGKISDRALGYGFPGLRVDGNDALEVYAAVKEARRRAIAGEGPTLIEAMMYRLSPHSTSDNDLAYRTKEEVDENWKKDGVLRMKNYLIDCGIWDEARDADLASQLALEMKEATEYADNAPYPKPEDTLTHVYADSEEGGR, from the coding sequence ATGAGTTCACAAGGTACTGCAGATGCGGTCCACCGGCATGAACAGCTGGGACTTAGCGATGGAGAAGTATTGGACATGTACAAATACATGCTGCTTGCACGCAAGTTCGATGAACGTTGCTTGCTCTTGCAGCGGGCCGGCAAAATTAACTTTCACGTATCCGGTGTAGGTCAGGAAGCTGCACAAGTGGGTGCTGCTTTTGGACTGGACCGGGATCACGATTATTACTTACCTTATTACCGCGATTACGGCTTTGTATTGGCGGTAGGCATGACGCCTCGCGAGCTGATGCTCTCTGCTTTTGCCAAGGCGGAAGATCCGAATAGCGGCGGCCGTCAGATGCCGGGGCATTTTGGTCATAAAAAGCTGCGAATTGTTACGGGCTCAAGCCCGGTTACTACTCAAGTACCGCATGCCGTAGGTTTTGCACTGGCAGCAAAAATGCAGAAAAAAGAATTTGTTTCTTTTGTTACGTTTGGTGAAGGCTCAAGCAACCAGGGAGACTTCCACGAAGGGGCTAACTTCGCTGGAGTTCACAAGCTGCCTGTCATTATTATGTGTGAGAATAACCAGTACGCCATCTCGGTTCCGGTCCATAAGCAGCTTAGCGGCAAGATATCGGATCGTGCACTGGGATACGGCTTCCCTGGACTACGGGTTGATGGCAATGATGCGCTCGAAGTATATGCTGCCGTCAAAGAAGCGCGCCGCCGTGCAATTGCCGGTGAAGGCCCTACCCTGATTGAAGCCATGATGTACCGTTTGTCTCCTCACTCCACTTCCGACAATGATCTGGCTTACCGGACCAAGGAAGAGGTTGATGAGAATTGGAAGAAGGACGGCGTTCTTCGGATGAAAAATTATTTGATTGATTGCGGCATCTGGGACGAAGCCCGGGATGCGGATCTGGCTTCCCAGCTCGCGCTGGAAATGAAAGAAGCGACTGAATATGCAGACAACGCGCCATATCCGAAACCTGAGGACACTCTGACGCACGTTTATGCGGACAGCGAAGAAGGGGGACGGTAA
- a CDS encoding BhlA/UviB family holin-like peptide — translation MEQAIFNSALKEGLFAVLFVVAGFLLWRQMARIQDDGKAREERMLAAAKEREDQMYSDALRREERLMRLAEDLTGRFETLASQYETLAIDVTEIKSVMKGER, via the coding sequence ATGGAGCAAGCGATATTTAATAGCGCGTTAAAGGAGGGGCTGTTCGCAGTCCTCTTCGTTGTGGCCGGGTTCTTACTTTGGCGTCAGATGGCGCGTATTCAAGACGATGGGAAGGCGCGGGAAGAACGTATGCTTGCGGCCGCCAAAGAACGCGAGGATCAGATGTATTCGGACGCTTTGCGTAGGGAGGAGCGACTGATGCGTTTGGCCGAGGATCTGACGGGGCGGTTCGAAACGTTGGCGTCGCAGTACGAAACTCTGGCGATTGATGTAACGGAGATCAAGTCCGTAATGAAAGGGGAGCGGTAA
- a CDS encoding tyrosine-type recombinase/integrase, with amino-acid sequence MAQKKTKFTFVSKEGKPLIIALEDRIAQFLDSKRRERRAAKTISAYAQVLSQFQKWHSQHGYDDITTDILRHYIEYLSFAKVRWDDHPTSPNGKKGLSARTVNNVIRNMRIFFNYLIEEKIISYNPMEAIKYQAEARDTFEIFTDEEVLRLLSAPNRRVYTGRRDYCMMLVLCDCGLRIKELTSLRVSDVNFKTRQIVVRAETSKTNMTRVVPISPLTARELESLVSYMDVSDDDPLWLTQFGERYFGDTYAKMLKLYAKRVGVTGPRVSPHTFRHYFAVKYLRQGGDALSLARILGHTSLNVTQVYAKFTGTDLREQHDKASPISDLVDKGNEKKRGKRVFR; translated from the coding sequence ATGGCGCAGAAAAAAACGAAGTTTACGTTTGTATCAAAGGAAGGAAAGCCGCTCATAATTGCGCTTGAAGATCGTATCGCGCAGTTCCTCGATTCTAAACGTAGGGAACGACGCGCAGCTAAAACGATAAGTGCATACGCGCAGGTATTATCGCAATTTCAGAAGTGGCATTCGCAACACGGGTATGACGACATTACTACCGATATATTGCGCCATTACATCGAGTACCTTTCGTTTGCAAAAGTTCGCTGGGACGATCACCCTACAAGCCCAAACGGAAAGAAAGGACTTTCAGCAAGAACGGTAAACAATGTTATCCGGAACATGCGCATTTTCTTCAACTATTTAATAGAAGAAAAAATTATCTCGTACAATCCCATGGAGGCTATTAAGTACCAAGCGGAGGCTCGAGACACATTCGAAATTTTCACTGACGAAGAGGTTCTCCGGCTACTCAGCGCACCCAATCGAAGGGTGTATACTGGTCGCCGCGATTACTGCATGATGCTCGTACTTTGCGATTGTGGTCTCCGTATTAAAGAGCTCACAAGCCTACGCGTATCCGACGTCAATTTTAAGACGCGGCAAATCGTAGTCCGAGCGGAGACGTCAAAGACGAATATGACTCGTGTGGTACCTATTTCTCCGCTGACTGCTCGCGAACTTGAAAGTCTAGTATCGTATATGGACGTCAGTGACGATGACCCGCTTTGGCTTACGCAATTCGGTGAGCGTTACTTCGGAGACACTTATGCAAAAATGCTTAAGCTCTACGCAAAACGTGTAGGCGTTACAGGTCCGAGAGTATCTCCGCATACCTTCCGTCACTACTTTGCAGTAAAATATCTGCGGCAAGGTGGCGACGCTCTAAGCCTGGCGCGTATCCTCGGACATACCTCGCTTAACGTAACGCAAGTATACGCGAAATTTACTGGAACGGACCTGCGAGAGCAACATGATAAAGCGAGTCCAATTTCGGATCTGGTGGATAAGGGTAACGAGAAGAAGCGCGGCAAACGTGTGTTCAGATAA
- a CDS encoding stalk domain-containing protein, whose amino-acid sequence MKKIAYIAGGILIGFVLSTSAGAFADSVKSLVGKKVSGEYTVIVNGQKLPDKGAIIDGKANVPVRGISEALGADIKVSGKTITVTSVDGQSAEEVTVAENKYTGRSKSDLEEVIRVLREHVIPLGESGKDYAEKEIARLNSIGQTDTLDKWESELRSSEESITKAKNDLAQAEAALAALK is encoded by the coding sequence ATGAAAAAAATAGCATACATTGCCGGTGGTATATTGATCGGATTCGTTCTTTCGACATCCGCCGGCGCATTTGCGGACAGCGTAAAGTCACTTGTCGGTAAGAAGGTATCCGGAGAATACACAGTCATTGTTAACGGACAGAAACTACCGGATAAAGGCGCGATTATCGACGGGAAGGCTAACGTACCTGTTCGCGGAATATCTGAGGCGTTGGGAGCGGATATCAAAGTGAGCGGAAAAACTATTACGGTTACCTCAGTAGACGGACAATCAGCGGAAGAAGTCACTGTCGCTGAGAATAAGTATACAGGTCGGTCCAAGTCTGACTTAGAAGAAGTGATACGTGTTCTCAGGGAACATGTAATACCTTTAGGGGAATCAGGTAAGGATTACGCGGAGAAAGAGATCGCTAGACTTAATTCAATCGGACAGACAGATACTCTCGATAAGTGGGAAAGCGAATTAAGAAGTTCGGAAGAAAGTATTACAAAAGCAAAAAATGATCTAGCGCAAGCCGAAGCCGCACTCGCCGCGCTTAAATAA
- a CDS encoding FlxA-like family protein, translating into MSTISPIFTKSTVTPVSPLPTSKRDKEIQNLLEQKGRLNEQLNDIRSNDEMNDEIKKERIKSLQESIQQLDAHISQIKTEEIEEKNKKSQMDSSKQDKSSNNTKDDSLDPLLQKAQSYNQLGQLIGLVSQKTNTNRSVEGEIRSDRMTHTLPHEIKSAHDKDSGKSVMLENAEMTVLQKKREFVQKEIAKISKIEDKISEIIEEVHEKNSLPDEGIVSDSKLDEQSNTKVDNTDQSSIQESQQSPDTKQKSIDIRI; encoded by the coding sequence ATGTCAACTATAAGTCCCATTTTCACTAAGTCTACAGTAACCCCGGTTTCACCCCTTCCTACTTCAAAAAGAGATAAGGAAATTCAAAATTTGTTAGAGCAAAAAGGTAGACTAAATGAACAATTAAATGACATTAGATCAAATGATGAAATGAACGATGAGATTAAAAAGGAGAGAATAAAGTCCCTCCAAGAGTCGATACAACAACTAGACGCACACATTTCACAAATAAAAACTGAAGAAATTGAAGAAAAAAACAAGAAAAGCCAAATGGATTCTTCCAAGCAGGACAAATCAAGTAATAATACAAAGGATGATTCTCTGGATCCACTTCTTCAAAAGGCACAAAGCTATAATCAATTAGGTCAACTAATAGGTTTAGTTAGTCAAAAAACAAATACCAATCGTTCTGTGGAAGGTGAAATTCGTTCTGACAGAATGACTCATACTTTACCTCATGAAATAAAGTCCGCGCATGATAAAGATTCTGGTAAATCAGTCATGTTAGAAAATGCGGAAATGACCGTTTTACAAAAAAAGCGTGAATTTGTACAAAAAGAAATTGCTAAAATCAGTAAAATAGAAGACAAAATAAGTGAAATTATAGAAGAAGTTCACGAAAAAAATTCTCTTCCAGATGAAGGTATTGTATCGGATTCTAAACTTGATGAACAAAGTAACACCAAAGTTGACAATACAGACCAAAGCAGTATTCAAGAATCTCAGCAGAGTCCAGATACTAAACAAAAATCAATTGATATTCGAATTTAA
- a CDS encoding potassium channel family protein, with the protein MISFLMTLKRLLKGIFHAFKDPKFLALFILTAATLLSGTLFYTRVEGLHWIDALYFCAVTLTTVGHPEFVPTTGFSKAFTVIYMYAGIGLTFAMIARITAGILFPRKLQTEENPE; encoded by the coding sequence ATGATATCGTTTCTCATGACGCTGAAAAGATTACTCAAGGGCATTTTCCACGCGTTCAAGGACCCCAAGTTTCTCGCACTTTTTATCTTGACTGCAGCAACACTGCTGTCAGGAACCTTGTTCTATACCCGTGTTGAAGGGCTGCACTGGATCGATGCGCTTTATTTCTGCGCCGTGACTTTGACGACGGTGGGGCATCCTGAATTTGTGCCTACCACCGGATTCAGCAAAGCATTTACCGTAATCTACATGTATGCCGGCATTGGCCTTACCTTTGCCATGATTGCCAGAATTACAGCAGGTATTCTATTTCCTCGCAAATTGCAGACAGAAGAGAACCCGGAGTAA
- the lpdA gene encoding dihydrolipoyl dehydrogenase, translating to MPITCDVAILGGGTGGYVAAIRAAQLGKQVVIIEKDKLGGTCLHRGCIPSKSLLRSAEVYAEIQESESYGIETAGATLVFPKVQARKDAIVEQLHQGVQYLMKKNKIQVVYAKGRVIGPSIFSPQSGAVAVEFEDGEMDTVVPTNLIIATGSRPRVLPGLEPDGRYIMSSDEALRMDELPTSLIIVGGGVIGLEWASMLNDFGVDITVVEAADHVLPAEDEDVAREMQRLLGKRGVRFLTKAKIMPESYEAGQEGVRINVQMNNDQQETLSADKMLISVGRQANVENIGLENTDIKLDRGFIAVNKHLQTGEGHIYAIGDCIGGLQLAHAASHEGILAVNHLAGESVHAVESHRIPRCVYTRPEAASIGFTEREAKERGFDVKTGKFPFQAIGKSLVHGNRDGFVKVIADAKTNDILGVHMIGTHVTELIAEASLAQMLDATPWEVGQTIHPHPSLSEIMGEAMLAVDGKAIGM from the coding sequence ATGCCAATTACATGTGATGTTGCCATTCTCGGAGGAGGGACCGGAGGTTACGTTGCCGCAATTCGTGCTGCCCAGTTGGGTAAACAGGTTGTCATTATTGAGAAGGACAAGCTTGGGGGTACCTGCTTGCATCGCGGGTGTATTCCTAGCAAGTCGCTATTGAGAAGTGCCGAAGTGTACGCTGAGATTCAAGAGAGCGAATCGTACGGAATCGAAACAGCAGGAGCAACGCTGGTATTTCCCAAGGTACAGGCGCGCAAGGACGCCATTGTGGAGCAGCTGCATCAAGGTGTTCAATATTTGATGAAAAAAAATAAGATCCAGGTTGTATATGCCAAAGGCCGTGTAATCGGACCGTCCATATTCTCACCTCAGAGCGGAGCGGTAGCTGTGGAGTTTGAAGATGGGGAGATGGATACGGTTGTGCCAACCAATCTCATCATTGCTACCGGGTCACGTCCGCGCGTACTTCCGGGCCTGGAGCCGGATGGCCGGTATATCATGAGCAGTGACGAAGCTCTGCGGATGGATGAATTGCCAACATCACTCATCATCGTGGGTGGTGGCGTGATTGGACTGGAATGGGCATCCATGCTGAATGACTTCGGGGTGGACATTACGGTTGTCGAGGCTGCCGATCATGTATTACCCGCAGAAGACGAAGACGTGGCAAGGGAGATGCAGCGGCTGCTTGGCAAACGCGGAGTACGCTTCCTGACAAAGGCTAAAATCATGCCAGAATCATATGAGGCTGGTCAAGAAGGCGTTCGAATTAATGTTCAGATGAATAACGATCAGCAGGAGACGCTCAGTGCGGACAAAATGCTGATATCAGTGGGGCGGCAGGCTAATGTCGAAAATATTGGACTCGAAAACACCGATATCAAATTGGACCGCGGATTCATCGCAGTAAACAAGCATCTACAGACTGGTGAAGGACATATCTATGCGATCGGGGATTGCATTGGTGGATTACAGCTTGCACACGCTGCGAGTCATGAAGGCATTCTGGCCGTGAATCACCTCGCAGGTGAATCGGTTCATGCCGTCGAATCCCACCGTATTCCCCGGTGTGTGTACACTCGTCCTGAAGCAGCAAGCATTGGTTTCACGGAGCGTGAAGCGAAAGAGCGTGGTTTCGATGTCAAAACCGGCAAGTTTCCGTTTCAGGCGATTGGCAAATCACTCGTTCATGGAAACCGGGACGGTTTTGTGAAGGTAATCGCCGATGCCAAGACGAATGATATATTGGGTGTACATATGATTGGTACCCATGTAACGGAACTGATCGCTGAGGCTTCACTGGCACAAATGCTGGATGCGACGCCATGGGAAGTGGGACAGACGATCCATCCGCATCCTTCATTGTCCGAAATTATGGGCGAAGCCATGCTGGCCGTAGACGGAAAAGCCATTGGAATGTAG
- a CDS encoding alpha-ketoacid dehydrogenase subunit beta — translation MAVMEYIDAIRLAMKEEMERDENVFVLGEDVGVKGGVFTTTKGLQEQFGEMRVMDTPLSESAIAGVAIGAAMYGMKPIAEMQYSDFMLPATNQIISEAAKIRYRSNNDWSCPIVIRAPIGGGIFGGLYHSQCPESIFFGTPGLKIIAPYSAYDAKGLLKAAVRDPDPVLFFENKKCYKLIKEDVPEDDYIVPIGKANVLREGADITVIGYSQPLHFVMQAAEELEREEGITSHVLDLRTLQPLDREAIIASARQTGKVLIVHEDNKTGGVGAEVAAIISEECLFDLDAPIQRLCGPDVPAMPISPTLEKFYMLSKDKAKEAMRTLAEY, via the coding sequence ATGGCGGTTATGGAATATATAGATGCGATCCGTCTTGCGATGAAAGAAGAGATGGAGCGAGACGAGAATGTCTTTGTACTGGGTGAAGACGTCGGTGTCAAAGGCGGCGTGTTTACCACAACCAAAGGCTTGCAAGAGCAATTCGGCGAGATGCGTGTGATGGATACACCTTTGTCCGAATCGGCCATTGCAGGAGTAGCCATTGGGGCGGCTATGTATGGCATGAAGCCCATTGCGGAGATGCAATATTCAGACTTTATGCTGCCGGCAACCAATCAGATCATTAGTGAAGCGGCCAAAATCCGTTATCGTTCCAACAATGACTGGAGCTGTCCGATTGTTATTCGTGCGCCGATTGGAGGAGGGATTTTCGGAGGATTGTATCATTCACAATGTCCGGAATCCATTTTCTTCGGTACACCTGGTTTGAAAATCATCGCTCCTTACTCGGCATACGACGCCAAAGGTTTGCTCAAAGCTGCCGTCCGTGACCCGGATCCGGTATTGTTCTTTGAAAATAAGAAGTGTTACAAGCTGATTAAAGAAGATGTACCAGAGGATGATTACATCGTTCCGATCGGCAAAGCAAATGTGCTTCGTGAAGGTGCGGATATTACGGTTATCGGGTACAGCCAGCCGCTGCATTTTGTAATGCAGGCAGCGGAAGAACTGGAGCGTGAAGAAGGGATTACTTCCCACGTTCTGGATCTGCGTACACTGCAGCCGCTTGACCGTGAAGCGATCATCGCTTCGGCTCGTCAGACAGGTAAGGTGCTTATTGTTCACGAGGACAACAAAACAGGTGGTGTTGGTGCCGAAGTTGCGGCTATTATCAGCGAAGAGTGCCTGTTCGATCTGGATGCACCTATTCAGCGTCTTTGCGGACCGGACGTACCGGCAATGCCAATCAGCCCTACACTGGAGAAATTCTACATGCTTAGCAAGGATAAAGCGAAGGAAGCCATGCGCACCCTTGCGGAGTATTAA
- a CDS encoding DUF2627 domain-containing protein translates to MVMNTRLVFARFLAILVLVIPGLMAMKGFLMMKDALFLYYAEHGNDQISPGFQWLSFGGGLLLFAAGMSFLGGWILFRDRKRNYVGPRFRSKNTTEQAETPGKLS, encoded by the coding sequence ATGGTGATGAATACTAGACTGGTCTTTGCACGGTTTTTGGCGATTTTGGTCCTGGTTATTCCTGGACTAATGGCCATGAAAGGTTTTTTGATGATGAAAGACGCCCTTTTCCTATATTATGCTGAGCACGGGAATGATCAGATCTCACCAGGATTCCAGTGGCTTTCCTTTGGAGGCGGGCTTCTCCTGTTTGCTGCAGGCATGAGTTTCTTGGGGGGCTGGATTTTGTTCCGTGACCGTAAACGCAATTATGTGGGTCCCCGTTTCCGTTCCAAAAACACAACCGAACAGGCAGAGACACCCGGCAAGCTTTCCTAA
- a CDS encoding thymidine kinase — protein MQTGRITVITGPMFSEKSGELIRRCQKLIQFGRKKVVAYKPAEDDRFAQDEIVSRIGYRLPAHSIPRQLTPESVEMILAQTKDADVVAFDEVQFFSSAIMDLVSELAYCGKHVIVDGLNMDYRGKEFGYIGGLLAMADDIEKLSAFCAVCGSPDAAFTQRIVNGEPVTLGPVVMIGDSEAYEPRCRCCFIPPHKVEC, from the coding sequence GTGCAAACAGGACGTATTACCGTAATTACTGGACCGATGTTCAGTGAAAAATCCGGTGAACTCATTCGCCGTTGTCAGAAATTGATTCAATTTGGCCGTAAAAAGGTCGTTGCTTACAAACCAGCCGAAGATGATCGGTTTGCTCAGGACGAGATTGTCAGCCGAATCGGATATCGTCTTCCTGCCCATTCCATCCCCCGGCAATTAACTCCGGAATCCGTGGAGATGATTCTTGCTCAGACCAAAGATGCTGATGTGGTTGCTTTTGATGAAGTGCAATTTTTCAGCAGTGCCATCATGGACCTCGTCTCCGAGCTTGCCTATTGCGGCAAACACGTGATTGTAGATGGTCTTAATATGGATTATCGTGGCAAGGAATTCGGATATATTGGGGGTCTGCTCGCCATGGCAGATGACATTGAGAAGCTCTCCGCATTCTGTGCGGTTTGCGGAAGCCCTGATGCTGCCTTCACTCAACGTATTGTGAACGGAGAACCAGTCACTCTTGGTCCGGTTGTCATGATTGGCGATTCGGAAGCCTACGAACCACGCTGCCGCTGCTGTTTCATTCCTCCTCACAAAGTAGAATGCTAG
- a CDS encoding N-acetylmuramoyl-L-alanine amidase, translating into MNATTITIHNTGNANSTAANERSWLTNPTNARQASFHIVVDEREAIECIPLNENAWHSGDGSGASSGNRTSIGIEICESGNYAKTLDNAATLVASMLKERGWGVDRLRRHYDWSRKICPRLMYDGGAWTGWGLFKAAVQAKLNEKVADANVKKDVIVSVVVNGKKVTDGVLDGGTTYTPARAVAEALGAKVVWDSKTKTVTITKEGV; encoded by the coding sequence ATGAACGCAACGACTATTACGATCCACAATACGGGAAACGCGAACTCTACCGCGGCTAATGAACGCAGTTGGTTGACGAATCCGACCAATGCGCGCCAGGCTTCGTTCCACATCGTAGTCGATGAGCGCGAGGCTATCGAATGTATTCCGCTGAATGAGAACGCATGGCACTCCGGAGATGGTAGCGGAGCCAGTTCCGGCAACCGTACGTCAATCGGCATCGAAATCTGCGAGAGCGGCAACTACGCTAAAACGCTAGATAACGCGGCGACTCTCGTTGCGTCGATGTTGAAAGAGCGCGGATGGGGCGTAGATAGATTGCGCCGTCACTACGATTGGTCCCGTAAAATCTGCCCGCGCTTAATGTACGATGGCGGCGCGTGGACCGGATGGGGTCTGTTTAAGGCGGCGGTGCAAGCGAAATTAAACGAAAAGGTGGCGGACGCGAACGTGAAGAAGGACGTAATCGTAAGCGTAGTTGTTAACGGTAAAAAGGTGACGGACGGTGTGCTTGACGGAGGTACTACGTATACGCCTGCGCGGGCAGTAGCCGAAGCATTGGGCGCGAAGGTAGTGTGGGATTCGAAGACTAAAACGGTGACGATTACGAAGGAGGGCGTATAA